The Rhodopirellula bahusiensis genome includes a window with the following:
- the lpxD gene encoding UDP-3-O-(3-hydroxymyristoyl)glucosamine N-acyltransferase, translating into MASSNGLSLQEIADLVGGRLLDFSDCPPNATDSSGDAVQGKSLSAESLATVCTGAAPPAEAGPQEITLIDQANHVGQLSKSKAIAVIAPEYVAESPIRLQILVDDPHAAFTQLVGHFRPALDDAMTVSGIDPTAKVHPSSQVHPSANVGANVEIGPGCTIAAGVTIAAGCQIDADCTLHPNVTLYAYCQLGERVTLHAGTVVGAHGFGYKMIDGRHVPTAQLGYVVIENDVEVGASSTIDRGTYGATRIGEGTKIDNQVMIAHNCQIGRHNLLCSQVGIAGSCTTGDYVVLAGQVGLKDHIALADGVIVGAQAGVMDDLAPNQVYLGSPATPQRDQMQIMAVQRKLPEMRRDLKRLTQQVARMNAASEEQAADTNRRKAA; encoded by the coding sequence ATGGCGTCTTCCAATGGACTGTCACTGCAAGAGATCGCCGACTTGGTTGGTGGTCGACTGCTCGACTTCAGCGATTGCCCTCCCAACGCCACCGATTCGTCCGGCGACGCGGTCCAAGGAAAATCTCTGAGCGCTGAATCGTTGGCAACAGTTTGCACCGGCGCCGCGCCTCCGGCCGAAGCGGGACCTCAAGAAATCACGTTGATCGACCAAGCCAACCACGTGGGTCAATTGTCGAAAAGCAAAGCCATCGCGGTGATCGCGCCCGAATACGTGGCTGAATCGCCGATTCGATTGCAAATCCTGGTCGACGATCCTCATGCGGCGTTCACACAATTGGTCGGGCACTTTCGCCCGGCTCTCGATGACGCGATGACAGTCAGCGGAATCGACCCGACCGCCAAAGTTCATCCGAGCAGCCAAGTGCATCCTTCGGCCAATGTTGGTGCCAATGTTGAAATCGGTCCTGGATGCACCATCGCAGCGGGAGTCACGATCGCGGCTGGTTGCCAAATCGATGCGGACTGCACACTGCATCCGAATGTGACTCTGTACGCCTATTGCCAACTCGGCGAGCGAGTCACCTTGCATGCCGGCACCGTCGTGGGTGCTCATGGTTTTGGATACAAGATGATCGATGGACGACATGTTCCCACAGCACAACTGGGCTACGTCGTGATCGAAAATGATGTGGAAGTGGGAGCCAGTTCGACGATCGATCGCGGCACCTATGGAGCCACCCGAATCGGCGAGGGCACCAAGATCGACAACCAAGTCATGATCGCCCACAACTGTCAAATCGGTCGACACAACCTTCTGTGCAGCCAAGTTGGAATCGCGGGAAGTTGCACGACCGGCGACTATGTCGTGTTGGCCGGCCAAGTCGGATTGAAAGACCACATCGCATTGGCCGACGGCGTCATCGTCGGTGCTCAAGCCGGAGTGATGGACGATTTGGCGCCCAATCAGGTTTACTTGGGTTCGCCCGCGACACCGCAACGCGATCAAATGCAGATCATGGCCGTCCAACGCAAACTGCCCGAGATGCGTCGCGATCTAAAACGTCTGACTCAACAAGTTGCTCGGATGAACGCTGCATCAGAAGAACAAGCGGCCGACACCAACCGCCGGAAAGCGGCCTGA
- a CDS encoding S1 RNA-binding domain-containing protein has protein sequence MTVDLDAIAQRGRCEVSSLRLALPLIEQGYTPPFLSRYRRDELGDIDEASLWNLAHAVRTQKKLDEYRSDLQDAWKQTPLADPAIGRAIGNAQSKRLLDRLSRRVKLETGESANLAQRLAVRTLNPQKGDGEDLKALAEALAAESASAEPAAAETATEGEVAAPESASNDVDGALAKLDATIAKRLIGDPRIVGAAVRWLSRNAKIRVMEVHDPHIQSGDEPADSSDSQPKSKKSAAAAEAPPETPAAETSTEAAAATPVAETPAAETSAPEASSTETTSSPETPAAEPAETPASEPVAETAPAEQAAPAEPAAAEPAAAAEAPATETPAADSGVSETATSEAATSAEATESTEQPAADKPAASDEPAAAGKPAESVTKQAPAAKAAPAKAKAKKSKKISPRQRRRRWLVSTLKPLAGKSMPANKLSSFQLVMLGRALRSQVAQCAFDYDAAKLVAELQKTTAGFNRPLADRLSGLVLENEAIIRDAAEAAWWDELQEQASARLVAIAADNLHSQINRGGVEAKVVMSIDAVGPRTAATSIVSADGRLLHSEDIPCQLSAAMRTLAVTKMGELIHAHHVDLIVISNGPARRACMIAVGELIKQSADKSVRWTLADRSGADAYAGGPAGDQEMKSTPRRFRAAAWIAFSAMQPAQALVKVDPLKLRLGSFQRELSDDAVLSALEDVMVSGAARGGVDVNSTATTWMQRLPGITPEISQAIEGRRREKLIASREDLATAVEWPSVVNSRQAMPFLRVFASEETLDGTLIHPDDYPLAKKLATALSVELPPDRPPAYELPDYSEPAPAPVAAVEAPAEATIEAAASEGAESENTDSEVADSDTTAELSAEAAAESPEAPASDEAAAEETPAEATASDETASEETPAADSEAASPEAAADSGDAVPSDGESSSPEASSEEAAASDGDSAEADAPAAPAAPEPVRRPMPERAAVDKLIKEWQIGKRRSHQLVRWLCDPFGEGASEGESPAVMTAMPSLAELKQGDQVIGVVVGVMPFGVFIELSPDCSGLIHVSRISDSYVEDLHEAVQVGDVITAWVTGTDAKRRRVALSAISPEREAAMETRRQNERGGRGGRGQGGRGQRGGQGGQGGGQNAGQGQRSDSAPRGRGGQSGGDGRSGQGGQRGGQGRGGQGQGRGAQGGRGGKPGGRPGGRDGGRGGRGRGPKKPEVYEVIGKDPEKPKISDAMAKGDEPMRSFGDLMQMFSKEKGQTTPPADKKPAAKPPAAEKPVGEKPAEAKPAETPPADPPAAPKAEAPAAEASTPTAPEGDE, from the coding sequence ATGACTGTTGATCTGGACGCAATCGCCCAACGCGGGCGATGCGAGGTCTCGAGTTTACGCCTGGCCCTGCCACTGATTGAGCAAGGTTACACGCCCCCGTTCCTCTCGCGATATCGGCGTGACGAACTCGGAGACATTGACGAGGCCAGTCTTTGGAACCTCGCCCATGCGGTGCGAACGCAGAAAAAACTCGACGAGTATCGATCGGATCTGCAAGACGCTTGGAAGCAAACTCCGCTGGCGGACCCTGCCATCGGCCGAGCGATTGGGAATGCCCAGTCCAAACGTCTGCTCGACCGCCTGAGTCGCCGCGTCAAACTAGAAACCGGTGAATCGGCGAACCTGGCCCAACGTTTGGCTGTTCGTACGCTGAACCCGCAAAAAGGCGACGGGGAAGATCTAAAAGCTTTGGCAGAAGCCTTGGCTGCCGAGTCCGCTTCGGCTGAGCCTGCGGCAGCTGAAACCGCCACCGAAGGCGAAGTTGCCGCACCGGAGTCGGCTTCGAACGATGTCGATGGAGCCCTGGCGAAACTGGACGCGACGATCGCCAAACGTTTGATCGGCGACCCACGAATCGTTGGCGCAGCGGTCCGTTGGCTTTCTCGGAACGCGAAAATTCGCGTGATGGAAGTTCACGACCCGCACATTCAATCCGGGGACGAGCCAGCGGATTCGTCCGATTCTCAGCCCAAATCGAAGAAGTCAGCGGCCGCTGCAGAAGCCCCGCCGGAAACTCCCGCTGCGGAAACTTCAACTGAAGCGGCCGCGGCCACGCCAGTTGCGGAAACACCTGCCGCCGAAACCTCCGCACCCGAAGCGAGCAGCACCGAGACAACCAGCAGCCCAGAGACTCCGGCAGCGGAACCCGCTGAGACGCCAGCCAGCGAGCCCGTCGCTGAAACCGCACCGGCCGAACAAGCGGCTCCGGCCGAGCCGGCTGCAGCTGAGCCTGCCGCTGCTGCGGAAGCACCCGCGACTGAAACCCCCGCAGCAGATTCTGGGGTATCGGAAACTGCGACATCTGAAGCCGCCACATCCGCTGAAGCAACGGAATCGACCGAGCAACCTGCTGCGGACAAGCCCGCTGCATCGGACGAACCTGCTGCCGCTGGCAAACCCGCGGAGTCGGTGACCAAGCAAGCTCCGGCTGCCAAAGCGGCTCCCGCGAAAGCGAAGGCCAAAAAGTCGAAGAAGATTTCTCCGCGACAACGCCGTCGTCGTTGGCTGGTCAGCACGCTCAAACCGTTGGCCGGCAAAAGCATGCCCGCGAACAAGCTGAGCTCGTTCCAATTGGTGATGCTCGGGCGTGCCCTGCGAAGCCAGGTCGCCCAGTGTGCATTCGATTACGACGCAGCGAAGTTGGTCGCTGAGCTTCAGAAAACAACAGCCGGATTCAATCGTCCGCTGGCGGATCGTCTGTCTGGTTTGGTGCTCGAAAACGAAGCCATCATTCGTGACGCCGCCGAAGCCGCTTGGTGGGACGAGTTGCAGGAGCAGGCTTCGGCACGATTGGTCGCGATTGCCGCCGACAACCTCCACTCGCAAATCAACCGCGGTGGCGTCGAAGCCAAAGTCGTGATGTCGATCGACGCCGTCGGGCCTCGGACCGCTGCGACTTCGATCGTCTCGGCGGATGGGCGTCTGCTTCACAGCGAAGACATTCCGTGTCAATTATCGGCGGCAATGCGGACGTTGGCTGTGACCAAGATGGGTGAGCTGATTCACGCTCACCACGTCGATCTGATCGTGATCAGCAACGGACCCGCGCGTCGGGCTTGCATGATCGCGGTAGGCGAATTGATCAAACAATCGGCCGACAAGTCAGTGCGTTGGACGTTGGCAGACCGCAGCGGTGCGGATGCTTACGCTGGCGGACCGGCCGGTGACCAAGAGATGAAGTCGACTCCGCGTCGTTTCCGTGCGGCCGCGTGGATTGCGTTCTCGGCGATGCAGCCCGCTCAAGCCTTGGTCAAAGTCGACCCACTGAAATTGCGTCTGGGTTCGTTCCAGCGAGAACTTTCCGACGATGCCGTTTTGTCGGCACTCGAAGACGTGATGGTCAGCGGAGCAGCCCGCGGCGGTGTCGACGTCAACTCGACCGCGACCACCTGGATGCAGCGTTTGCCAGGCATCACGCCTGAGATTTCGCAGGCCATCGAAGGACGTCGTCGTGAAAAACTGATTGCCTCTCGCGAGGATTTGGCGACCGCGGTTGAGTGGCCTTCCGTGGTCAACTCTCGTCAAGCGATGCCGTTCCTTCGCGTTTTCGCCAGTGAAGAAACACTCGACGGAACGTTGATTCATCCGGACGACTATCCGCTCGCGAAGAAGCTGGCCACCGCGCTGAGCGTTGAATTGCCGCCGGATCGCCCGCCCGCCTACGAATTGCCTGACTACAGCGAGCCTGCGCCGGCTCCCGTAGCCGCCGTCGAAGCTCCCGCGGAAGCGACCATTGAAGCCGCTGCATCCGAAGGTGCTGAATCCGAAAACACTGATTCAGAAGTAGCCGACAGCGACACGACCGCCGAGTTGTCGGCGGAAGCTGCCGCGGAATCGCCCGAGGCTCCCGCTTCTGACGAAGCTGCCGCGGAAGAAACGCCAGCGGAAGCGACTGCATCGGACGAAACTGCGTCCGAAGAGACCCCTGCTGCTGATTCGGAAGCCGCCTCACCGGAAGCCGCCGCCGACTCAGGCGACGCGGTCCCGAGCGATGGCGAGTCCAGCAGTCCTGAGGCCAGCAGCGAAGAGGCTGCTGCGTCCGATGGTGATTCGGCCGAAGCGGATGCTCCCGCGGCACCCGCCGCACCGGAGCCCGTTCGCCGCCCGATGCCAGAACGTGCTGCTGTCGACAAACTCATCAAAGAATGGCAAATCGGAAAGCGACGCTCGCATCAATTGGTTCGTTGGTTGTGCGATCCGTTCGGCGAAGGAGCCTCCGAGGGCGAATCACCCGCCGTCATGACCGCGATGCCATCGTTGGCCGAACTGAAACAGGGTGACCAAGTCATCGGTGTGGTCGTCGGCGTGATGCCGTTCGGCGTGTTCATCGAGTTGTCGCCCGATTGCAGTGGCTTGATTCACGTCAGCCGTATCTCAGACAGCTATGTCGAAGACTTGCACGAAGCGGTTCAAGTTGGTGACGTCATCACCGCTTGGGTGACCGGGACGGATGCGAAACGTCGTCGGGTTGCTTTGAGTGCGATCTCGCCGGAACGCGAAGCTGCGATGGAAACTCGTCGACAGAACGAACGTGGCGGACGCGGTGGTCGTGGCCAAGGCGGTCGCGGTCAACGTGGTGGGCAAGGCGGCCAAGGCGGAGGACAAAACGCTGGGCAAGGTCAACGATCGGATTCGGCACCACGTGGTCGGGGCGGACAGTCCGGTGGCGATGGTCGCTCGGGCCAAGGTGGTCAACGCGGCGGTCAAGGTCGTGGTGGCCAGGGCCAAGGCCGAGGTGCACAAGGCGGCCGCGGCGGCAAACCAGGTGGTCGTCCCGGAGGACGCGATGGTGGCCGAGGCGGTCGCGGTCGTGGACCGAAGAAACCAGAAGTTTACGAAGTGATCGGTAAGGATCCCGAAAAGCCAAAGATCAGCGATGCGATGGCCAAAGGCGATGAGCCGATGCGATCCTTCGGCGATCTGATGCAAATGTTCAGCAAGGAGAAAGGCCAAACGACTCCTCCTGCGGACAAGAAACCGGCTGCGAAACCACCTGCCGCTGAGAAGCCCGTCGGTGAAAAACCAGCGGAAGCGAAGCCTGCTGAAACACCTCCAGCGGACCCACCCGCGGCACCGAAAGCAGAGGCTCCCGCAGCCGAAGCTTCCACGCCAACGGCTCCCGAGGGAGACGAATGA
- a CDS encoding LpxI family protein, producing MTQAPPIPNADRVGLANRDHESESPLRDVPQGAPIGLIAGWGRFPICVAEKLKALGHSVHCVAITGHAGEELNEICDSVLWSGVGRFGGHLRYFKRNDVEHVTMAGKLFKSDLLYSGSVWIRHTPDWTCIKTFWPCLFGARRDARDDRLLGAVIDTYESHTMKICSATELAPELLAKTGQLTRRKPSSVVQSDIAAGWQIAKTMGGLDIGQAITIKDGTIIAVEAIEGTDACIARTGELCRRGGWTLVKVSKPEQDMRFDVPTIGPQTVQRVHEAGGAAIAIEANKTILLDSDETIALADRLGIALVAMASADTMKDQLPSSRKAA from the coding sequence ATGACACAAGCTCCTCCTATTCCAAACGCTGATCGGGTTGGCCTAGCCAACCGCGATCATGAAAGCGAATCGCCCCTTCGCGATGTGCCTCAAGGTGCACCGATTGGCTTGATCGCCGGATGGGGACGCTTTCCAATTTGCGTGGCCGAGAAACTGAAGGCTCTCGGGCATTCGGTTCACTGCGTGGCAATCACTGGTCACGCAGGTGAAGAGCTCAATGAAATTTGCGACAGTGTGCTGTGGTCAGGCGTCGGACGGTTTGGCGGTCACCTTCGATACTTCAAACGCAATGACGTCGAACATGTGACCATGGCGGGCAAGCTGTTTAAATCCGACTTACTTTACAGCGGTTCGGTTTGGATTCGCCACACGCCGGATTGGACTTGCATCAAAACTTTTTGGCCGTGCTTGTTTGGTGCTCGCCGAGACGCACGCGACGACCGTTTGCTCGGAGCGGTCATCGATACTTATGAGAGTCACACCATGAAGATTTGTTCTGCCACGGAGTTGGCTCCTGAGTTGCTCGCGAAAACGGGTCAATTGACTCGTCGCAAACCTTCTTCGGTGGTTCAGTCCGACATTGCCGCTGGTTGGCAAATTGCGAAGACGATGGGCGGGCTGGACATTGGCCAAGCCATCACGATCAAAGATGGCACCATCATCGCTGTGGAAGCCATCGAAGGCACCGACGCCTGCATCGCACGAACCGGCGAATTGTGCCGTCGCGGCGGTTGGACCCTGGTCAAAGTCAGCAAACCAGAACAAGACATGAGGTTCGACGTTCCAACGATCGGTCCACAAACAGTGCAGCGTGTGCATGAAGCGGGCGGTGCCGCGATCGCGATCGAAGCCAATAAAACGATCTTGCTCGACAGCGACGAAACCATCGCACTCGCCGACCGACTCGGGATCGCTTTGGTGGCAATGGCGTCTGCCGATACGATGAAAGACCAATTGCCGTCTTCTCGAAAAGCAGCCTGA
- a CDS encoding methyltransferase RsmF C-terminal domain-like protein, whose protein sequence is MSRSRKGSKKASRKSSASSKPSTNRKPVELDAEQVSAAITPIELPHDELERLAAAMSQRHSNVMRIRRDRSKLNASEAVSGTQFDVPWYPPAVAIPNDYRASRSIDFAAGEYYLQDAGSLLALAAAEAHTDSLSGQLVCDLCAAPGGKATGVLEAIGSDGFLLANEPIRSRVAPLAYNLSRTGSDRYAISSEDPDALSQKLPGVFDTILIDAPCSGQALLSRGRQSKGAVNESMVATNAARQQRILAAAHKLLRPGGTIIYSTCTFAVAENEDQVQWMKDELNMQPSPIEALSDYQSPLADCGYRVWPHRDGCAGAFAARLTKPIAEEPSEETAEFSEDPWLLRRGVLQSEQPLDSGCDELIQSVFGISSTEARTDEESVLLRQRDWIAEAFCEGAPEWVKQDWTIGPEVAHRTGQTWKPSHACALRHPDDPFTTNAERIELNDAEAATYLAGGTVPTDQRGWLIVQHRDRPLGWVKADGRIGKNHLPTHARMQVVAEVSKDKGREKVVD, encoded by the coding sequence GTGAGTCGATCTCGAAAAGGCTCGAAAAAAGCTAGCCGCAAATCCTCGGCATCTTCCAAACCATCCACTAATCGCAAACCAGTGGAGTTGGACGCGGAACAAGTTTCGGCGGCAATCACGCCGATTGAATTGCCACACGATGAACTGGAACGTCTCGCCGCGGCGATGAGCCAGCGTCATTCGAACGTGATGCGAATTCGCCGAGACCGATCCAAGTTAAATGCGAGCGAAGCCGTATCGGGCACGCAATTCGATGTGCCGTGGTACCCGCCCGCCGTCGCGATTCCAAATGACTATCGCGCTTCGCGCTCGATCGACTTCGCCGCGGGAGAATACTACCTGCAAGACGCCGGTTCGCTGCTCGCACTCGCGGCAGCGGAGGCGCACACCGATTCGCTGTCAGGACAACTGGTTTGCGATCTGTGTGCAGCACCCGGTGGGAAAGCGACTGGAGTGTTGGAAGCCATCGGCAGTGATGGTTTCTTACTCGCAAACGAACCCATCCGATCGCGAGTCGCTCCGCTGGCTTACAACTTGTCTCGCACCGGCTCGGACCGTTACGCAATCAGCAGCGAAGACCCAGACGCTCTCTCGCAAAAATTGCCGGGCGTCTTTGACACAATTCTGATTGATGCTCCCTGCAGTGGACAAGCGTTGCTTTCGCGCGGCCGGCAATCCAAAGGTGCCGTCAACGAATCCATGGTGGCCACGAACGCCGCACGCCAGCAACGCATTCTGGCGGCCGCTCACAAGCTTCTGCGTCCCGGCGGCACGATCATCTACAGCACATGCACTTTCGCGGTCGCGGAGAACGAAGACCAAGTGCAGTGGATGAAGGACGAACTGAACATGCAACCTTCTCCGATCGAAGCATTGAGCGACTACCAAAGCCCGCTCGCTGATTGTGGCTATCGAGTTTGGCCACACCGCGATGGTTGCGCCGGTGCCTTCGCGGCTCGACTTACGAAACCAATCGCCGAGGAACCGTCGGAAGAGACGGCAGAGTTTTCGGAAGATCCTTGGTTGCTTCGCCGCGGCGTTCTGCAATCGGAGCAGCCACTGGATTCTGGTTGTGATGAACTGATTCAGTCCGTCTTTGGCATTTCTTCAACAGAAGCACGCACCGACGAAGAATCGGTGCTCTTGCGGCAACGAGACTGGATCGCCGAAGCGTTCTGCGAAGGTGCTCCTGAATGGGTCAAGCAAGACTGGACCATCGGCCCCGAAGTGGCCCACCGAACCGGGCAAACCTGGAAACCATCTCACGCCTGTGCACTGCGACACCCGGACGACCCATTCACGACGAACGCCGAACGCATCGAACTGAATGATGCCGAAGCGGCGACCTATTTGGCGGGAGGCACGGTTCCGACGGATCAACGTGGTTGGCTGATCGTCCAGCACCGCGATCGCCCGTTGGGATGGGTCAAAGCCGATGGCCGAATCGGCAAGAACCACTTGCCGACTCACGCTCGCATGCAGGTCGTCGCAGAGGTGTCAAAAGACAAGGGCCGCGAAAAAGTGGTCGACTGA
- the ispE gene encoding 4-(cytidine 5'-diphospho)-2-C-methyl-D-erythritol kinase produces the protein MTESRWYSTSPPAKLNLFLELLARRDDGFHELDTVMIAIDWRDELRVRRTSKPGVQLSVDWSAGRESIAKELQVTDDHELLLVPTDDKNLVVRALNRLTQTLNLDGGWEVQLNKNIPSGAGMGGASSDAASALRLGWEAAYETSSATFSPLKHEMLPLLAAEIGSDVPFFLGELESERDVECAQATGRGEKLSFFTLANPLHAVVIYPAASVSTAQVYSHCQVPDSPQSSNDLVRALQGIRAESEFSLHNALQAPARGLSSRIDPALECLSKAGLTHCRMTGSGSACFALADSSQQAAIAAETLRSTFPGGALIRPVVSCVVPSEIHIA, from the coding sequence GTGACTGAATCCCGCTGGTATTCCACATCGCCTCCCGCCAAACTCAATTTGTTCTTGGAACTCCTGGCGCGTCGCGACGACGGTTTCCACGAGCTGGATACCGTGATGATCGCGATCGATTGGCGTGATGAACTTCGCGTTCGACGCACCAGCAAACCTGGCGTTCAATTGTCGGTTGATTGGTCAGCGGGACGAGAGTCGATTGCCAAAGAACTGCAAGTCACCGATGACCACGAACTGCTGCTTGTTCCAACTGACGATAAGAATCTCGTCGTTCGTGCTCTCAATCGTCTCACGCAAACGCTGAATCTAGACGGTGGATGGGAAGTCCAACTGAACAAAAACATCCCCAGTGGTGCTGGGATGGGCGGCGCAAGCAGTGATGCCGCCTCGGCGTTGCGATTGGGGTGGGAAGCGGCTTACGAAACCTCTTCCGCAACATTCTCGCCGCTCAAACACGAGATGCTTCCGCTGTTGGCGGCGGAAATTGGTAGCGACGTTCCGTTTTTCTTAGGAGAACTGGAAAGCGAACGTGACGTCGAATGCGCACAAGCAACGGGACGCGGCGAGAAACTAAGCTTCTTCACATTAGCCAATCCGTTGCACGCAGTTGTTATCTATCCGGCCGCGAGTGTTTCGACCGCACAAGTCTATTCACACTGCCAAGTCCCCGATTCTCCCCAATCTAGCAATGATTTAGTACGTGCTTTGCAAGGAATAAGGGCGGAATCCGAGTTTTCATTGCATAACGCCTTGCAAGCGCCCGCACGCGGGCTTTCATCGCGCATCGATCCCGCCCTAGAATGTCTGTCGAAGGCTGGACTGACACATTGCCGCATGACGGGCAGCGGTTCGGCTTGCTTCGCATTGGCAGACTCGTCGCAACAGGCAGCAATCGCCGCCGAAACATTGCGTTCGACTTTTCCGGGCGGCGCATTGATCCGACCGGTTGTGAGTTGTGTGGTGCCGTCGGAGATCCACATCGCATAG
- a CDS encoding tetratricopeptide repeat protein yields MPSPALRNDSYLSPASPVSVGSPSHANDASTENPNGLRIFNPNENAAAGSAIQPVRQSRWTIWSCLTASLIAGTIFATLTGCQWAAGSQNTQGAALYNQGQYTAAMEQFQKAIASDPTDSDGYYNLAATTHRLGNQRQDPNLIRQSEALYNQCLDHDPNHVDCHRGLAVLLVDSGRPDRAFTLLKNWAAQNPALAEPRIELARLYEEHGEPQTALKYLEDAVQQDANNARAWLALARLREASNDPVQALQNYQRALALGGGVLGPNGAMVSERVAALSRQINSTRDAASFNAGGTQMAAPAGFGSSRY; encoded by the coding sequence ATGCCCAGCCCTGCTCTTCGCAACGATTCTTATCTTTCGCCCGCCTCCCCGGTTTCGGTCGGCTCGCCGTCGCACGCCAACGATGCGTCCACTGAGAACCCAAATGGCCTGCGGATTTTCAATCCAAACGAGAATGCAGCAGCGGGATCGGCGATTCAGCCGGTTCGCCAAAGTCGATGGACGATTTGGAGCTGTTTGACCGCCTCGCTGATTGCCGGCACCATTTTCGCCACGCTGACCGGGTGCCAGTGGGCCGCGGGAAGTCAGAACACTCAGGGTGCGGCTCTGTACAACCAAGGTCAATACACAGCGGCGATGGAGCAATTCCAAAAAGCAATTGCGTCGGATCCGACGGACTCGGACGGTTACTACAATTTGGCCGCGACGACGCATCGATTGGGAAACCAGCGACAAGACCCGAATTTGATTCGTCAAAGCGAAGCTCTTTACAACCAATGCTTGGACCACGACCCCAATCACGTCGACTGTCATCGCGGTTTGGCGGTTTTGCTGGTCGATTCCGGACGTCCTGACCGAGCCTTCACGCTGCTGAAGAACTGGGCCGCCCAAAACCCTGCCTTGGCCGAACCACGTATCGAACTGGCTCGCCTTTACGAAGAACACGGCGAACCACAAACCGCACTGAAGTACTTGGAAGACGCCGTGCAACAAGACGCCAACAACGCTCGGGCGTGGTTGGCTCTGGCTCGCTTGCGAGAAGCCAGCAACGATCCGGTCCAGGCACTGCAAAACTACCAGCGTGCTCTCGCCCTTGGCGGAGGTGTTTTGGGACCCAACGGTGCGATGGTCAGCGAGCGAGTGGCCGCCCTCAGCCGCCAAATCAACTCGACCCGCGATGCGGCGTCGTTCAATGCGGGTGGCACCCAAATGGCCGCTCCGGCCGGATTCGGCTCGTCTCGCTATTGA
- a CDS encoding SpoVG family protein → MEITEIRIKLMESSEDRLRAFCSITIDQSFVVRDLKIIDGTSGPFVAMPSRKLTGHCGRCSSKNHLRATYCNHCGAKLSGHNANSPQKLYADVAHPINSECREMIQQAVIEEFEAELDRSQQPGYRSRYEDDFDAGDYDEADYASSSSNDSEKSSNNVSDTRSVTKDGSETLLVRGEQGDEQRIPQPHLHRRGGGSRGSTVSNSPNRDAGGANPDHSSQESSDPFDDFGSGIFND, encoded by the coding sequence GTGGAAATTACCGAGATTCGCATCAAGCTGATGGAAAGTTCGGAGGATCGTCTACGGGCGTTTTGCTCGATCACCATTGATCAATCATTCGTTGTCCGTGATTTAAAAATCATTGATGGCACGAGTGGTCCCTTTGTCGCAATGCCCAGTCGAAAGTTGACCGGCCACTGCGGACGCTGCAGTTCGAAGAACCACCTGCGAGCGACCTACTGCAACCACTGCGGTGCGAAGCTGAGCGGTCACAACGCAAACTCGCCGCAGAAGCTCTACGCGGATGTTGCTCACCCGATCAACAGTGAGTGCCGTGAAATGATTCAGCAGGCGGTGATCGAAGAATTCGAGGCTGAACTCGATCGATCGCAGCAACCCGGTTACCGAAGTCGATACGAAGACGACTTTGATGCGGGAGACTACGACGAAGCGGACTACGCAAGCTCCTCATCGAATGACTCCGAGAAATCATCGAACAACGTTTCTGACACCCGTTCAGTAACCAAAGATGGTTCGGAAACTTTGCTCGTACGTGGTGAGCAAGGCGACGAGCAACGCATTCCACAACCGCACCTTCATCGCCGTGGTGGCGGATCTCGCGGATCGACCGTGTCAAACTCTCCGAACCGCGACGCCGGAGGAGCAAACCCCGACCACTCATCGCAAGAGAGCTCGGATCCATTCGACGATTTCGGGTCTGGCATCTTCAATGACTGA